The sequence below is a genomic window from Lolium perenne isolate Kyuss_39 chromosome 4, Kyuss_2.0, whole genome shotgun sequence.
AGAGTCAGCATTAACTCCACAGCCCATAGGTGCTACGAAGATTGATCATATAGAAGTGAATGTATTTAACTGGAAGTTGCTGTTCAACCAGCAGTCAGTTATTATATGTAACTTGTATAATAACTGTCCTAATCTAGCTAACTCCTTGAAACACGCAACCTTAGGATGAGGTCTGTTGACATGTTGTGTTCACATATCAATTGTTATGCGTGTATAGAATGAGTTTGCACTTCTGTCTAATAATTGCAGATTTTTGTCTGAGGGGAATGTGCATCATATATGCACGCCGCCTACTGTCCAGAAACCACGGAAGACGTTGCACAAATGAGAAGCTCATAGGTACACATCAGGGCATGAATGGAGAATctgagatgatgatttgattcTTTCCAGAATTCTCTGAAAGAGATAACTCTATTGTTTCTTTCCAGAACAGATTTATCCTCCAGAGTTGAAAGAAGAAAAATGGCGAGAAAATAGCTGGCATATAAAGCATCACAGATTCATATCACCAGGTGAAGTACTGCCACATGGATTTAAATGTCTGAAGACATCTGATACAAGTGGGGACGTGATTTTTTTAAACATGAACCATTGATTCCTAAAACCTGTTGCCTTATGTTACTACTGATCTTTATTTTCATGAGCAAAAATTCTATAAACTAGTGCTTTGTTTCAAGAATGCAAACATGGTGATCTGTGAAATCTACTCTTTCTTTCAAGAAACATCCACAATAGGGACCATGCATGGCAAGACTCTACAAAAGATGGCAGAAAAATACTTTTCATATGACATAAATACAAAATCCATGGTACATGGAAAGTTTGGGATGAGATGGAGCAATAGACATATGCTAAAGAGAAGGGTAGAAAAGTACAGTGTGTAATGAACTCTATGTAGAGGTCGCGTCAGATTCACCAGCGCCGCCGTTTTTCTTTTTGAAGTACTCCTCAGCACGTGCTTGGTTCTTCACGTAAGCTGCTGGTAGCCATTTCTTCCGCTTGGGCAACACTGTTAAAGTACAGCCAGCTGCCTCAAGTTTCTCCTTGGCCGAGGAGGAGAATGCCCCAGCCTTGATGTTCAACTTGACTGATACATCACCATCTCCTAAGATCTGCATATTTGTAAAGATAACATTAACATAAGTCATACAGACCAAAAAGAAATGGCATTCACAAATCAAAAGTAGCAGATGAAGTCCGTTTTGGTGCAGATGATACAAATGTTTTCATAATTCTGAAACTGATTATTTGAAGGAAAACTGCAAGGGAAGCCAATGACAGAGAGTGAGCTAGGTTCACTCTGAAGCTGTTTTTTTATAAGTAATGGTTACACAATTGAATCCAATAGAACTTCACTGCATGGCGCTAGAATAAACGGATATTTTCAATCAGAAGTGCTTATAAGTTGGCTCACTGGTTATCTGCTGAAATCAGAAAAGTGGGAGTAGCCATTTGGGTGCCAGTGAACGCAATTTATGGCAACATATATGGTGTGCCAAACAAGGTAAGAATTTTCGGATGGCAAGTGTATATTGATGCACTAGCAACCAAGAAAAACAAATGGCAGCAAACATTGGAAAATTCTGGTACTTGTGACATCCGTGAGCTGGCATAAAAGTATAGCTCCCACATGACTGTCATGTGCATGAAGGCTGGAGCTCAGGGACATAATTTGCATCGGCACTGGAGTACCCCAGCAGAACATACGTACAGGTATACAGGACCTTCCTGGTTTACTTTGTCACTAGATTTTTAAACATCTAGATAGCAAAGAAACTCGAGCTTTAGTGTTTCTTCTGATCTGGAAAGCTTCACACCATAATGACATTATTCATTTTAAAGGAGATTCTACTGTCCATGACTCGGCTCAACTTCTAATGGACTAGGCCCACTCCGTACAACATGGGTActctaaatctgaagatgtgaaaggAAAATGACACATGTTTTCtcctggtttgcttgatgtttagaAGATGTATCAGCATACTAATATCATTCTAACTCATGGATGTGGCAGCCTAGTGGTAGGCAAAAATCAATGTGGATACAGCATATGAAGAGGTAATAGGAGGTGCTTTAGTTGGAGTTATACAAATTATACAGGTGCAGTTGTCCTAACTATCTAAAAAATATCGATACATGTTCATGTGCATAAGCTCATGCTTGCTTCGAAGGACCTTATCTGGTTAATCATACCGATCAAGCGGTCATTCTCAAATCTGATTCTTTTTTGGCAGTTAACATAAACAACAACCCAACTTCAGATAAACCAAGTTGGAGTATGATGAACATCGATGCTAATAAGGTTGCTCATGAGTTCACACGACTTGCAAGGAGAAGCAGCGAGTACGGTAATTTTGGATAATCATGTCCCTACTAGTATTTGTTCACTTCGTGTGCATGATTGTACAAATTCGGTTATTGATACATCAATTTCTCTTTTCCCTAAAAAAGTGCAACATATGTACTAACAAGTGAACTAGTGAGGACAACAAAAGTTAAGATGGAAGGACTTCCATCTGCTGAACATCAACTGTTACCAGCAGGAGAACACATATTGTAAGGATAGCATCCCACATTAGAAATTAAATATAGACAACTGTTCTAGGTCCAGTCTGGTATTGCTGTGCTGCGTTAGGGAATATAGCTAGTTAGGGTAATATTTACTATTCCCAGTAAGGTTTTCTAGTTGCATCTCAAGAAAAGATGATGTCAACTATCTGTGGAGTCTAAAAATAGAAACAAAATGTAGCTTGCAGTACGATGTCAAATTACGCCCAGCTCGGATACAGAACCAACTAAGTTACATAGGGCCAGAAGTTAAGCTAAACACTCAAATGCAAGGACACTCAGGATTCAGTAAAATAATCAGATAACTATCATAGGTTGTACCTTCAGTGGAAGTTTTCTTTCTCTGCCAGACGGGTTGATCAAACCCTTGGATTTCAATGACTCCAGTGAAATCTCCTCACCGTCCTTGAACCCACCCTGCGCTATGTCTCTCAAATTGAACGGCACGTACTTTGGCAACCCAATGTGCATTCCTGAAAAGGCATGGCATAACTAGCATCAGGTTGCTTTGAGCACCTTGTATGAACAATGTAGGATGCAGAGGGCTATAGTGCTCAGTGGCGGTGTGTTTAGATTGTAATGACTCACCGCCGGCGATTCCGCGGAGCTTAGGCAGACGGCGGTAGAGCGGCATTTGCCCGCCCTCGAATCCTCTCCGGACGCCGGGTCCCGAGCGCGACTTCTGCCCGCGCATGCCGAACCCGCAGCTGGCGCCCTGCCCCGCCGAGATACCGCGCCCCTTCCGCTTCGGCTTCCGCCGCGACCCCTTCTGCGGGCTCAGGTTGTCGAGGGCGAACTTCTCCACGGGCGCCGCCTCGGCCGCGGCCGCGGCGGTGCACACGACGGTGACGCGGCGTGGGGCGCGCGCGCGGAGGGGGAGGGCCCGCCGGCCGGTGAGGGAGCGGGGAATGGCGGCGAAGTGGGAAGAGGAGGACGTGGTGGAGGCCGGGAGGTGAAGGAAGGCGGCGCCGGGAGCGAGGGAGAGCAGGGTGATGGACGCCATGGCGGTGGAGCGGGGAGAGGGCCGCGCTTGTGCGCAGCTCGCGAGTGTGGATAGAGAATATAGAAGGGGAGCGGGATTTGGGAGAGAGATAAGATGGAAGATAGGGCTATTCCCGAGTTTGTTTTGTGtcgtttttctctttttttttcccaATTGCTAAAAAACGCTCGGGTGCTGGTTGTCCGTCCGAGCACTTGCTCCTGGTCCGTCCGATGTTGTTGATCAGACGCGCAGTTACGATAGCGTAGATAATGACACCTTCTCCGCCCTCCATCCACACAACCACACCATGGGTTGCCCACCTACCATGTTCCCCATTCACAGCCGCACCGCCACAATCTCCACCGTCTCCCACACCGGCGGCATGCCGCGTCACCTCGGCAACCCGAAGACGGGGCTGGGAAGAGAG
It includes:
- the LOC127296458 gene encoding large ribosomal subunit protein uL15c, whose translation is MASITLLSLAPGAAFLHLPASTTSSSSHFAAIPRSLTGRRALPLRARAPRRVTVVCTAAAAAEAAPVEKFALDNLSPQKGSRRKPKRKGRGISAGQGASCGFGMRGQKSRSGPGVRRGFEGGQMPLYRRLPKLRGIAGGMHIGLPKYVPFNLRDIAQGGFKDGEEISLESLKSKGLINPSGRERKLPLKILGDGDVSVKLNIKAGAFSSSAKEKLEAAGCTLTVLPKRKKWLPAAYVKNQARAEEYFKKKNGGAGESDATST